One window from the genome of Cryptomeria japonica chromosome 6, Sugi_1.0, whole genome shotgun sequence encodes:
- the LOC131036227 gene encoding ferruginol synthase 1-like: MKKRSEYLPPGPPGWPIVGNLLQLGKNPNESMWALSQKYDPLMTLSLGMKTAVVVSSSEMAKEIFKTHDKNFAGQLVLEAVKVLSHHKSSIVFAQYGDYWRKLRRIATTELFSTSRLQSLQHLRRDQVSDMIRMVFEKRGQCLNIAHLVFYEGLNLMSSAIFSKNFFDPNNPDPAELRNTFTKSLRLAGIPNLAEFYPFLRFLDPQGVSRGVTVHNKRLHKLLDVFIQDRLAARRRGVDLP, translated from the coding sequence atgaagaaaagaaGTGAATATCTTCCTCCCGGACCTCCTGGCTGGCCTATTGTGGGAAACCTTCTACAGCTGGGGAAAAACCCAAATGAATCAATGTGGGCTCTTTCTCAGAAATACGATCCTCTCATGACTCTCTCTCTCGGCATGAAAACTGCTGTGGTGGTTTCATCCTCTGAAATGGCAAAGGAGATCTTCAAAACCCACGACAAAAACTTTGCAGGACAGCTTGTGTTAGAAGCAGTCAAGGTTCTTTCTCACCACAAATCCTCAATAGTGTTTGCTCAGTATGGAGATTACTGGAGGAAATTGAGGCGAATCGCCACCACAGAGCTTTTCTCTACCAGCAGACTCCAATCGCTACAACATCTCAGAAGAGATCAAGTCTCTGACATGATTCGAATGGTCTTCGAGAAGAGGGGACAATGTTTGAACATTGCACATTTGGTGTTCTACGAGGGTCTCAATCTCATGAGCAGCGCCATCTTCAGTAAGAACTTTTTCGATCCCAACAATCCAGACCCTGCAGAATTGAGGAACACTTTTACTAAGTCGCTGAGGTTGGCCGGAATACCCAATTTGGCCGAGTTCTATCCATTTTTGAGATTCCTGGACCCTCAGGGCGTGAGCCGTGGTGTGACCGTCCATAATAAGCGACTACATAAGTTGTTAGATGTATTCATACAAGATCGGCTGGCGGCGAGGAGGAGAGGCGTGGATCTCCCCTAG
- the LOC131876737 gene encoding uncharacterized protein LOC131876737 produces MVNKLKGQFLPVDCEVQVFRRMQNLKQKDMDVAAYIEEFHKLNMRSGHVENEREKVDRYLNGLRFNIQGEISLLVPKTVDECFQVALRAEEKLKRKSDQKSRGRCRSFRGRGKFGGKKHSERQEGESNQNEQNGDSNSRGSFRGRRPNGRGSNGGPGRGSSTFTSRCYNCN; encoded by the coding sequence ATGGTGAACAAACTAAAGGGACAATTCCTACCTGTTGATTGTGAGGTTCAAGTGTTCAGGAGGATGCAAAACTTGAAACAGAAAGACATGGATGTGGCTGCCTACAttgaggagtttcataaactcaacATGAGATCAGGACATGTGGAGAATGAAAGAGAAAAGGTGGATAGATACCTTAATGGTCTGAGGTTTAATATCCAAGGTGAGATCAGCCTTCTTGTTCCTAAGACCGTGGATGAGTGTTTTCAAGTGGCATTGAGGGCAGAAGAAAAGTTGAAGAGGAAGAGTGATCAGAAAAGTAGAGGAAGATGCAGAAGTTTCAGAGGAAGAGGAAAATTTGGGGGCAAAAAACATTCTGAAAGACAAGAAGGAGAGTCAAATCAAAATGAACAAAATGGAGACTCAAATAGTAGAGGAAGTTTTAGAGGAAGGAGGCCCAATGGGAGAGGAAGTAATGGTGGACCGGGAAGAGGTTCGAGTACTTTTACTagtagatgttacaattgtaacTAA
- the LOC131036226 gene encoding (S)-N-methylcoclaurine 3'-hydroxylase isozyme 1-like: MEMQWVIWLSALVSSVLTCFLLDLTVKRKNKSKANLPPGPPAWPIVGNLLQLGKKPNESLWALSQQYGPLMTLSLGMKTAVVVSSPEMAKEVFKTHDQNFAGRTLIEAAKVNSHHESSIVFAQYGDYWRKMRRIATTELFTPTRLQALQHLRRDQVSQTIRMVFEKRGKTLNIKHLVFYEGLNLMSNIIFSKNLFDPTNPDSVELRNAFNESLRLAGKPNLADFYPFLRFLDPQGVSRDLGVVFKRLNNYLDVVIQDRLAARRKGVGLPKEKDFLNILLDSTAHDFTLENIRALITELLTTGSDTTTTTVEWAMVELIANPHVMKQAQEELEEIIGLNRRVEESDIDHLPYLHAIVKEVLRLHPTLPLALPHRADNLCEVAGYMIPKHTMVIVNVWAIGRDPKIWKEPLKFMPERFFNGENSKMTYKGQDFELIPFGAGRRICLGFPLAHQMLHFTIASLIHSFNWSLPRGMNYEKIDMSDTFGMVLKKAIELHAISTPRLPNHLY; encoded by the exons ATGGAAATGCAATGGGTGATTTGGCTTTCTGCACTGGTAAGCAGTGTGCTGACATGTTTCTTATTAGATTTAACGGTAAAAAGAAAGAATAAGAGCAAGGCAAATCTTCCTCCTGGACCTCCTGCCTGGCCTATTGTAGGAAACCTTCTTCAACTAGGGAAAAAACCGAATGAATCTCTGTGGGCTCTTTCTCAGCAATACGGCCCGCTGATGACTCTTTCTCTTGGCATGAAAACTGCTGTGGTGGTTTCCTCCCCTGAAATGGCAAAGGAGGTCTTCAAAACCCACGACCAAAACTTTGCAGGCCGGACTCTGATAGAAGCAGCAAAGGTTAATTCTCACCACGAATCATCAATAGTGTTTGCTCAGTATGGAGATTACTGGCGGAAGATGAGGCGCATTGCTACCACAGAGCTCTTCACTCCCACAAGACTCCAAGCGCTGCAACATCTCAGAAGAGATCAAGTCTCTCAGACAATTCGAATGGTCTTTGAGAAGAGAGGAAAGACTCTGAACATTAAACATCTGGTGTTCTACGAGGGTCTCAATCTCATGAGCAACATCATCTTCAGTAAGAACTTGTTCGATCCCACCAATCCAGACTCTGTGGAATTGAGGAACGCTTTTAATGAATCGTTGAGGTTGGCCGGAAAACCTAACCTGGCCGACTTTTATCCGTTTCTGAGATTCCTTGATCCTCAGGGTGTGAGCCGTGATCTGGGCGTCGTATTTAAGCGACTAAACAACTACTTGGATGTAGTCATACAAGATCGGCTGGCGGCGAGGAGAAAAGGCGTGGGTCTTCCTAAGGAAAAGGACTTTCTGAACATTCTGCTCGATTCGACTGCCCATGATTTCACTCTAGAGAATATCAGAGCTTTAATTACT GAACTTTTGACTACTGGTAGTGATACCACTACTACAACAGTAGAATGGGCTATGGTGGAACTCATTGCTAATCCTCATGTAATGAAACAAGcacaagaagaattagaagagataattggtttgaaTCGAAGAGTGGAAGAATCTGACATAGATCATCTACCTTATCTCCATGCTATAGTGAAAGAAGTTTTACGACTACACCCTACACTACCTTTGGCACTACCTCATAGAGCAGATAACTTGTGTGAGGTGGCTGGGTATATGATACCGAAGCATACCATGGTGATTGTAAATGTGTGGGCAATTGGAAGAGATCCTAAGATTTGGAAGGAACCTTTAAAATTTATGCCAGAGAGGTTTTTCAATGGTGAGAATAGTAAAATGACATATAAGGGACAAGATTTTGAGTTGATACCATTTGGAGCTGGAAGAAGAATATGCTTAGGATTTCCTTTGGCTCATCAAATGCTTCATTTTACTATTGCTTCTTTAATCCATTCATTTAATTGGAGCCTTCCAAGAGGGATGAATTATGAGAAAATAGACATGAGTGACACCTTTGGAATGGTATTGAAGAAGGCTATAGAATTGCATGCAATCTCCACACCAAGATTACCAAACCATCTGTATTAA